In one window of Chryseobacterium phocaeense DNA:
- a CDS encoding DUF5715 family protein, with the protein MRKFFCVALVPFMYSFYYSQAVKKALPCYDLTSVLKVEPTALYKPHLDASKSFGVKLLKDSKTVQKYINSGKFHKIKKTSKGYRVQKLDYSRAYMVSKAKTTLEKMGARFSKETKGHTFTVSSITRTLEDQCRLRKVNSNASLGISSHNYGNSFDISYIRFNNVLKYNPKMEAALEKVLKYYANAGRIYYIKERQQSCYHITVRNY; encoded by the coding sequence ATGAGAAAGTTTTTTTGTGTGGCACTGGTGCCCTTTATGTACAGCTTTTATTATTCGCAGGCAGTAAAGAAAGCACTTCCCTGTTATGATCTGACATCGGTCCTCAAAGTAGAGCCTACAGCTTTGTATAAACCGCATCTGGACGCTTCCAAAAGTTTTGGGGTAAAGCTGCTGAAAGATTCCAAAACAGTACAGAAATACATTAACAGCGGAAAATTCCATAAAATAAAGAAAACATCAAAGGGCTATCGGGTACAGAAACTTGATTACAGCAGGGCTTATATGGTTTCCAAAGCCAAAACCACCCTTGAGAAGATGGGCGCCAGGTTCAGCAAAGAGACCAAAGGACATACTTTCACCGTTTCTTCCATCACCAGAACACTGGAAGACCAGTGCAGACTGAGAAAAGTAAATTCCAATGCATCACTGGGAATCAGTTCGCACAATTACGGGAATTCCTTTGATATTTCTTATATCCGGTTCAATAATGTGCTGAAATATAATCCGAAAATGGAGGCTGCACTGGAAAAGGTTTTGAAATATTATGCAAATGCAGGGAGGATTTACTACATCAAAGAAAGACAGCAGAGCTGCTATCATATTACTGTAAGGAACTATTGA
- the aqpZ gene encoding aquaporin Z has product MKKLFAEFFGTFWLVFGGCGSAVFAAGVPDIGIGLLGVSLAFGLTVLTMAYAVGHISGGHFNPAVSFGLLAGGRFPAKDLIPYIVAQCLGALAAAGCLYVILNGAGVVDFSKPGAFATNFYGEAVYNGKAFSMGAAFLAEFLLTAFFLIVIMGATDKWANGKFAGIAIGLALTLIHLISIPITNTSVNPARSLSQAIFAGGLAMSQLWLFWAAPILGGVVGGLVYKFLLQRDTAEVPD; this is encoded by the coding sequence ATAAAAAAACTTTTTGCTGAATTTTTCGGCACCTTTTGGCTTGTCTTCGGAGGCTGCGGAAGTGCAGTTTTTGCCGCCGGAGTTCCCGATATCGGAATTGGCCTACTTGGGGTATCCCTAGCATTTGGTCTTACGGTTCTTACGATGGCTTATGCCGTCGGGCATATTTCTGGCGGACATTTCAATCCGGCAGTATCTTTCGGACTTTTAGCCGGAGGAAGATTTCCTGCAAAAGACCTGATTCCTTACATCGTAGCACAATGTCTTGGTGCTCTTGCAGCGGCAGGATGTCTTTATGTGATTCTTAACGGCGCGGGAGTTGTAGACTTTTCAAAACCGGGAGCTTTTGCTACCAATTTCTACGGAGAAGCGGTGTACAATGGTAAAGCGTTCAGTATGGGAGCAGCATTCCTTGCCGAATTCTTACTAACAGCTTTCTTCCTGATTGTTATAATGGGGGCTACAGACAAATGGGCTAACGGAAAATTTGCCGGCATTGCGATCGGTCTGGCGCTTACCCTGATCCACCTTATCTCAATTCCCATCACAAATACTTCAGTAAACCCGGCAAGATCACTGTCACAGGCTATTTTTGCGGGCGGGCTGGCGATGTCACAGCTTTGGCTGTTCTGGGCAGCACCTATCTTAGGAGGAGTTGTGGGAGGTTTGGTTTACAAATTCCTTCTTCAGAGAGACACCGCAGAAGTTCCTGATTAA
- a CDS encoding LuxE/PaaK family acyltransferase, protein MKNIFSIRTEQDFLTAAITTFRYQYENIEIYRKFVDFLKIDAEKVDSLTKIPFLPIEMFKNHQILDENTTADLFFQSSGTTQMNLSKHFIADPALYEESIYRSFEKFIGKPEDFIFLGLLPSYLEKQNSSLIYMVDYLMKKSAKPENGYFLYNHSELLELLTRLKDKKVILFGVSFALLDFLDTAAASGLSISGSEHLTVIETGGMKGRKEEMTKDELLKILQDGFKTEKIYSEYSMTELLSQAYSLGNNEYQCPEWMKILVRNAEDPFSYEKEGRTGAINIIDLANIHSCSFIATQDLGKTLSGDRFQVLGRIDHSDIRGCSLLVS, encoded by the coding sequence TTGAAAAATATATTCAGTATACGGACAGAGCAGGATTTCCTGACTGCAGCGATAACCACTTTCAGGTATCAATATGAAAACATTGAGATCTACAGGAAGTTTGTGGATTTTCTGAAAATTGATGCAGAGAAAGTTGATAGTCTGACAAAAATTCCTTTTCTGCCGATAGAAATGTTTAAAAATCATCAGATCCTGGATGAAAACACTACGGCTGACCTGTTTTTTCAGAGCTCAGGGACTACTCAGATGAATCTTTCAAAACATTTTATTGCAGATCCGGCTTTATATGAAGAAAGTATTTACAGAAGTTTTGAAAAATTTATAGGAAAACCTGAAGACTTTATCTTTCTGGGACTTCTTCCGAGCTATCTCGAAAAGCAGAATTCCTCACTGATTTATATGGTGGATTATCTGATGAAAAAATCTGCAAAGCCGGAAAACGGATATTTTCTCTACAACCATTCTGAGTTACTTGAACTTTTAACCAGGCTCAAAGATAAAAAAGTGATTCTTTTCGGAGTGTCTTTTGCGTTGCTGGATTTTCTGGATACCGCAGCAGCATCGGGACTTTCGATATCAGGATCTGAACATCTTACCGTTATTGAAACGGGTGGAATGAAAGGAAGAAAAGAAGAAATGACCAAAGATGAACTTCTGAAAATTTTACAGGATGGTTTTAAAACAGAGAAGATCTATTCAGAATATTCAATGACGGAACTGCTTTCACAGGCCTATTCTCTCGGGAACAATGAATATCAATGCCCGGAGTGGATGAAAATTTTAGTCCGCAATGCGGAAGATCCTTTCTCCTACGAAAAAGAAGGAAGAACAGGAGCAATTAATATTATTGACCTTGCCAATATCCATTCCTGTTCTTTTATTGCCACACAGGATCTGGGAAAAACACTTTCCGGTGATCGTTTCCAGGTATTGGGAAGAATAGACCATTCCGATATCCGGGGATGCAGTCTGTTAGTGAGCTAA
- a CDS encoding UDP-2,3-diacylglucosamine diphosphatase, with translation MLKTIINLEPGKKVYFASDQHFGAPNPKESKMREEKFIRWMDEIKEDAQVLFLMGDLFDFWHEWKHVIPKGYVRVLGKIAELKDRGIHIYFFVGNHDLWMKDYLEEEIGCTVFYQKQYFEMGGKQFLLAHGDGLGPGDKGYKRMKKLFTNPVAQWFFKWLHPDIAMKFALYLSQKNKMISGEEDKAFLGEDKEFLVIYSKEKLKTQKIDYFIYGHRHLPMVLELEPNAKYINLGDWISYFTYGVFEKDFELKTFKDGTQKNYP, from the coding sequence GTGTTAAAAACAATTATTAATTTAGAGCCTGGAAAAAAAGTCTACTTCGCTTCAGATCAGCATTTTGGAGCTCCTAATCCGAAGGAGAGTAAAATGCGTGAAGAGAAATTTATCCGCTGGATGGATGAGATCAAGGAAGATGCGCAGGTTTTGTTTTTAATGGGTGATCTTTTTGACTTCTGGCATGAATGGAAGCACGTTATTCCCAAAGGCTACGTAAGAGTTCTTGGAAAAATAGCCGAGCTGAAAGACAGGGGAATTCACATTTATTTTTTTGTAGGAAACCATGATCTATGGATGAAAGACTACCTGGAAGAGGAGATCGGGTGTACTGTTTTTTATCAGAAGCAGTATTTTGAAATGGGAGGAAAACAGTTTCTGCTGGCTCACGGAGATGGGCTGGGGCCTGGCGACAAAGGGTACAAAAGAATGAAAAAGCTGTTCACTAATCCTGTTGCCCAATGGTTTTTCAAATGGCTGCACCCGGATATTGCCATGAAGTTTGCCCTCTATCTTTCCCAGAAAAATAAAATGATCTCCGGGGAAGAAGATAAAGCCTTTTTAGGTGAGGATAAGGAATTCCTGGTTATTTACTCGAAAGAAAAACTGAAAACCCAGAAAATTGATTATTTCATTTATGGACACCGTCATCTTCCGATGGTGCTGGAATTGGAACCTAATGCAAAATACATCAACCTGGGAGACTGGATTTCTTATTTTACGTATGGGGTTTTTGAAAAGGATTTTGAATTGAAAACTTTTAAGGACGGGACACAAAAAAATTACCCCTGA
- a CDS encoding 6-pyruvoyl trahydropterin synthase family protein, translating into MIRITKIFTFETAHVLYNYDGKCKNMHGHSYKLFVTVKGRPVNDLENPKNGMVVDFGDIKSIVKSEIVDVWDHAVLVNALSPHKELGEDLENKGHKVIYCSFQPTCENMLYAIAAKIKSKLPAEVSLAYLKLHETENSYGEWFAEDNK; encoded by the coding sequence ATGATACGTATTACAAAAATTTTCACATTCGAGACAGCCCATGTGTTGTACAATTATGATGGGAAATGTAAAAATATGCACGGGCATTCCTATAAACTGTTTGTAACCGTGAAAGGAAGACCTGTTAATGATCTGGAGAATCCCAAAAACGGGATGGTTGTAGATTTTGGGGATATTAAAAGTATCGTAAAATCTGAGATTGTAGATGTTTGGGATCATGCCGTTCTTGTGAATGCCTTATCTCCGCATAAAGAACTTGGAGAAGACCTTGAAAACAAAGGACATAAAGTGATCTATTGCAGCTTCCAGCCGACCTGCGAAAATATGCTGTACGCTATTGCTGCCAAAATAAAATCAAAACTTCCGGCTGAGGTTTCTCTTGCCTACCTTAAACTTCACGAAACGGAAAACTCTTACGGAGAGTGGTTCGCAGAAGATAATAAATAA
- a CDS encoding acyl-CoA thioesterase has product MNLVYEKNITVTEEHIDQNNHVNNVQYVHWVEEMAAEHWDHVKEKTEYPDDVWMLVDHHIQYKKQVYLDDIITVKTYPKAPEGIRQPRKVEFYCHGQLVVDSHTLWVLFDKTTGKIKRLPENWLDKLSE; this is encoded by the coding sequence ATGAATTTAGTTTATGAGAAAAATATAACGGTCACCGAAGAGCATATAGATCAGAATAATCATGTGAATAATGTGCAGTATGTACATTGGGTAGAAGAAATGGCAGCAGAGCACTGGGATCATGTAAAGGAAAAAACAGAATACCCCGATGATGTATGGATGCTTGTGGATCACCATATTCAATACAAAAAGCAGGTCTATCTTGATGATATCATTACAGTAAAAACTTACCCAAAAGCCCCGGAAGGAATCAGACAGCCCAGAAAAGTAGAATTTTATTGCCACGGGCAGCTGGTGGTGGATTCACATACCTTATGGGTGCTTTTTGATAAAACTACCGGGAAAATAAAGCGGCTGCCTGAAAACTGGCTGGATAAGCTGAGCGAATAA
- the aceA gene encoding isocitrate lyase, whose protein sequence is MKTRQEQIQALENDWLNNPRWTGVKRTYTAEEVLKLRGSYKIDYTIATEMSKKFWDKLNNQDFVAGLGALTGNQAVQEVDAGLEAIYLSGWQVAADANLSGEMYPDQSLYPANSVPSVVKKINNALLRADQIQSVSGNGNKEYLVPIIADAEAGFGGNLNAFELMKQMIEAGAAGVHFEDQLSSAKKCGHLGGKVLVPTQEAINKLVAARLASDVLGVPSIIIARTDADAADLLTSDIDDRDKRFVTGERTSEGFYVVKNGVEQGIDRGLSYAPYADLIWMETSNPDLEQARKFAEGIHAQFPGKMLAYNCSPSFNWAAKLSVEEMADFREELAKMGYKFQFITLAGFHALNTAMFELALAYKERGMAGYSELQEREFALQQKGFRAVKHQSFVGTGYFDEVQNVVTNGSSATVAMKDSTETAQFH, encoded by the coding sequence ATGAAAACAAGACAAGAACAAATCCAGGCTCTGGAAAACGACTGGCTGAACAATCCACGATGGACCGGCGTAAAAAGAACCTATACTGCGGAAGAAGTATTGAAGCTTCGCGGTTCGTACAAAATAGACTATACCATTGCGACGGAAATGTCCAAAAAATTCTGGGACAAGCTGAATAATCAGGATTTTGTTGCCGGGCTTGGCGCACTCACAGGTAACCAGGCGGTTCAGGAAGTCGATGCCGGTCTCGAAGCCATTTATCTTTCCGGATGGCAGGTGGCTGCTGATGCAAATCTGTCGGGAGAAATGTATCCTGACCAGTCGCTGTATCCGGCTAATTCAGTGCCTTCTGTGGTGAAAAAAATCAATAATGCCTTACTGAGAGCGGATCAGATCCAATCAGTAAGCGGTAATGGAAATAAAGAATATCTGGTTCCGATCATTGCAGATGCTGAAGCAGGATTCGGAGGAAACCTGAATGCTTTTGAGCTGATGAAACAGATGATTGAGGCGGGTGCTGCAGGGGTTCACTTTGAAGACCAGCTTTCTTCAGCAAAAAAATGCGGACATCTTGGTGGAAAAGTTTTGGTACCTACTCAGGAAGCGATTAACAAACTCGTGGCGGCACGTCTGGCCTCGGATGTCTTGGGTGTTCCCTCCATTATTATAGCAAGAACCGATGCGGATGCGGCAGATCTTCTGACTTCAGATATTGATGACAGGGATAAAAGATTCGTGACGGGAGAAAGAACTTCTGAAGGCTTCTATGTGGTGAAGAACGGAGTAGAGCAGGGAATAGACCGGGGGCTTTCCTATGCCCCTTATGCAGACCTGATCTGGATGGAAACTTCTAATCCGGATCTTGAACAGGCACGAAAATTTGCAGAAGGAATTCATGCCCAATTTCCAGGGAAGATGCTGGCTTATAACTGCTCACCATCGTTTAACTGGGCTGCAAAACTGAGTGTGGAGGAAATGGCAGATTTCCGGGAAGAGCTGGCGAAAATGGGATATAAATTCCAGTTTATTACTCTGGCAGGTTTCCATGCGCTGAATACGGCTATGTTTGAACTGGCTCTGGCTTATAAAGAAAGAGGGATGGCAGGATATTCCGAACTGCAGGAGCGTGAGTTTGCCCTTCAGCAGAAAGGATTCAGAGCGGTAAAGCACCAGTCGTTTGTAGGAACCGGCTACTTTGATGAGGTTCAGAATGTGGTAACCAACGGTTCTTCCGCAACGGTAGCGATGAAAGACTCTACAGAAACAGCACAGTTTCATTAA
- the aceB gene encoding malate synthase A: METQTQLKIRADKQYDEVFTPELADFLVALHQNFNSKRLELLEERKNTQENFDKGNLPGFLSETEEIRKGNWVCASLPDDLLDRRVEITGPVDRKMIINALNSGASTFMADFEDSNSPTWDNCIQGQINLADAVRRMIDFTADNGKSYQLDEKTAVLLVRPRGLHLSEKHMEINGQEASGSLTDFGIYFFKNAEQLLKNGSGPYFYLPKLEHYKEARWWNDVFIFSQNYLGISVGTIKATVLIETITAAFQIDEILFELKEHSAGLNCGRWDYIFSFIKKFRNLPGFMVPDRDQVTMASPFMSAYSKRVIEICHKRNVHAIGGMAAQIPVKNDEEANDTAFEKVRNDKEREVKNGHDGTWVAHPALVPVAKEVFNQYMPGQNQIDKKFEYHIKEADLLEVPLGQITEKGVRKNINVGILYLESWLMGTGAAAIYNLMEDAATAEISRTQLWQWLKNEAELDTEKTLTREMILQWEAEEMDHIERYVGEQRFKNGKFNLAKELFNELVFSEKFEEFLTLKAYPFIE; the protein is encoded by the coding sequence ATGGAAACTCAAACCCAATTAAAAATAAGAGCTGATAAGCAATATGACGAGGTTTTTACACCGGAACTGGCGGATTTTCTGGTGGCGCTTCACCAGAACTTCAATTCAAAAAGGCTGGAACTTTTAGAGGAAAGAAAAAATACCCAGGAGAATTTTGATAAAGGAAATCTTCCCGGATTTCTTTCGGAAACTGAAGAGATAAGAAAAGGAAACTGGGTATGCGCTTCTCTCCCGGATGACTTGCTGGATAGAAGGGTAGAGATCACCGGTCCTGTAGACCGGAAAATGATCATTAATGCATTGAATTCCGGCGCATCTACCTTTATGGCTGATTTTGAAGACAGCAACTCGCCGACCTGGGATAACTGTATTCAGGGACAGATTAATCTGGCTGATGCTGTAAGACGTATGATAGATTTCACGGCAGACAACGGGAAATCTTATCAGCTTGATGAAAAAACGGCTGTTCTCCTGGTACGCCCAAGAGGATTACATCTGTCTGAAAAGCATATGGAGATCAATGGGCAGGAAGCATCCGGTTCACTTACTGATTTTGGAATTTATTTTTTCAAGAATGCGGAACAGCTGCTGAAAAATGGTAGCGGACCTTACTTTTATCTTCCAAAACTGGAGCATTATAAAGAAGCCCGATGGTGGAATGATGTTTTTATTTTTTCCCAAAACTACCTTGGAATTTCTGTGGGAACTATTAAAGCTACGGTTTTGATAGAAACCATTACCGCCGCATTCCAGATTGATGAAATTTTATTTGAATTGAAAGAACACAGTGCAGGCCTGAATTGCGGCCGCTGGGATTATATTTTTTCATTTATTAAAAAATTCAGAAACCTTCCCGGTTTTATGGTTCCGGACAGAGATCAGGTCACCATGGCTTCGCCGTTTATGAGTGCATATTCCAAAAGAGTGATCGAAATCTGTCATAAAAGAAATGTTCACGCCATCGGAGGAATGGCAGCACAGATTCCTGTGAAAAATGATGAGGAAGCGAATGATACTGCTTTTGAAAAAGTAAGAAACGACAAAGAACGGGAAGTGAAAAACGGTCATGATGGAACGTGGGTAGCACACCCTGCTTTGGTTCCTGTTGCAAAAGAAGTGTTCAATCAGTATATGCCTGGACAGAATCAGATCGATAAAAAATTTGAATACCATATTAAAGAAGCAGATCTGCTGGAAGTTCCACTGGGACAGATTACCGAGAAAGGCGTAAGAAAAAATATTAATGTCGGAATTCTGTACCTGGAAAGCTGGCTGATGGGAACCGGTGCAGCTGCCATTTACAATCTCATGGAGGATGCCGCTACAGCAGAAATATCAAGAACACAGCTGTGGCAATGGCTGAAAAACGAAGCTGAACTGGATACTGAAAAAACATTAACCCGGGAAATGATTCTCCAATGGGAAGCTGAAGAAATGGACCATATTGAACGTTACGTAGGTGAACAGCGTTTTAAAAACGGAAAATTCAACCTCGCAAAAGAACTTTTCAACGAACTGGTATTCTCTGAAAAATTTGAAGAATTCCTGACATTGAAAGCATACCCGTTTATTGAGTAG
- a CDS encoding helix-turn-helix domain-containing protein, which yields MNSESDFIKTVFGLKLKQLRQKKNWSLQDLAVKTGLSKSYLNEIENGKKYPKHDKIIQLSESLSCTFDELVSTKLDKSLAPFNEILQSDFFKEIPLDLFGISKNNLISIISDAPKKVTAFINALIEISQNYNLGKERFYFAVLRSFQELYDNYFPEIEEKATEFIKENGLEINKDLRASVLEHLLTEKFNYNIRSENFEQFGALDNLRSLFIPEQKLLLLNEKLEKNQKTFILAKEIGFNVLELKIRPNTYSWLDFGSFEEILNNFYASYFAGALLISKERTLEKTTDFFLQHSWEPKGFEELIKSFTDSPETFYYRLTNLLSSESGIKDLFYLCLVKKKDSDKIHILKELHLNHQQAPHANAMNEHYCRRWIAVKNLHHLKESETITDAQISHYKDQGVSYLVISTSQKNPFSDGSNRSYCLGILLTPQTIKKIGFIKSPTLQTINVGVTCESCSISDCEVRQAPPVRLEKEYFNLSMKNAIEKIRKNVISDK from the coding sequence ATGAATTCAGAAAGTGATTTTATCAAAACAGTTTTCGGACTTAAGCTGAAACAGCTGAGACAAAAGAAAAACTGGTCTCTGCAGGATCTTGCTGTGAAGACCGGACTGTCTAAATCTTACCTTAACGAAATTGAAAACGGGAAAAAATATCCCAAGCATGACAAGATCATTCAGCTTTCGGAATCACTGAGCTGTACTTTTGATGAACTGGTTTCTACAAAACTGGATAAGAGTTTAGCTCCATTCAATGAAATCCTGCAATCGGATTTTTTTAAAGAAATTCCGCTCGATCTTTTTGGAATCAGCAAAAACAACCTGATCAGCATCATCAGCGATGCTCCGAAAAAAGTAACAGCTTTCATCAATGCCCTGATTGAGATTTCCCAGAACTATAATTTAGGAAAGGAACGTTTCTATTTTGCAGTTCTCCGGTCTTTTCAGGAACTTTACGACAATTATTTTCCTGAAATTGAGGAAAAAGCAACAGAATTTATCAAAGAAAACGGACTGGAGATCAATAAAGATCTGCGGGCTTCTGTTTTAGAACATCTTCTTACTGAAAAGTTTAATTACAATATACGTTCTGAGAATTTTGAACAGTTCGGAGCTCTGGACAACCTGCGTTCCCTTTTTATCCCGGAGCAGAAACTTCTTCTTTTGAACGAAAAACTTGAAAAAAATCAGAAAACATTTATCCTGGCGAAAGAAATAGGCTTTAATGTCCTGGAATTGAAAATCCGTCCGAATACCTATTCATGGCTGGATTTTGGAAGCTTTGAAGAAATTCTGAATAATTTCTATGCCTCTTATTTCGCCGGAGCCTTGCTGATCTCAAAGGAGCGAACGCTTGAAAAAACAACAGATTTTTTCCTTCAGCACAGCTGGGAGCCCAAAGGTTTTGAAGAGCTCATTAAAAGCTTTACGGACTCACCGGAAACTTTTTATTACCGGCTTACCAACCTTCTTTCGTCGGAATCAGGAATTAAAGATTTGTTTTATTTATGCCTGGTCAAGAAAAAAGATTCGGATAAGATCCATATCCTGAAGGAACTTCACCTGAATCACCAGCAGGCGCCCCATGCCAATGCGATGAATGAACATTACTGCCGGAGATGGATCGCCGTAAAAAATCTTCACCATCTAAAGGAAAGCGAAACGATTACTGATGCCCAGATCTCCCATTACAAAGATCAGGGAGTAAGCTATCTTGTTATTTCAACGTCACAGAAAAACCCTTTCTCTGACGGAAGCAACAGAAGCTACTGCCTTGGAATCTTACTGACTCCGCAAACCATCAAAAAAATAGGATTTATTAAATCTCCAACCCTGCAAACCATCAATGTAGGCGTCACCTGTGAATCCTGCAGTATTTCTGATTGTGAAGTACGCCAGGCACCACCGGTCCGGCTGGAAAAGGAATATTTTAACCTGAGTATGAAAAACGCAATTGAGAAGATCAGGAAGAATGTAATAAGTGATAAATGA
- a CDS encoding ComF family protein, which yields MILDLFFPNRCIHCSRIIDANLLVCGLCFEHIHFTHFDYHGENTIRERCKLFFPVENAFALMKFDEDGLSRTIIHELKYKSRENAGKTLAQWTSERLDFKNEKPDLLVSVPLHPKKLRQRGYNQLHLFTEVLSNFYKIPFDHELVQRNRYSKAQALKDKKHRLETTNPFSLSKPITGKHILLIDDVFTTGNTVSSIAWEILKAGDNRVSVLVMAVDV from the coding sequence ATGATACTTGATTTATTTTTCCCAAACCGTTGCATCCATTGCAGCCGGATCATAGACGCCAATCTTCTGGTCTGTGGTCTCTGTTTTGAACATATTCATTTTACCCATTTTGATTATCATGGTGAAAATACCATCAGAGAAAGATGCAAACTTTTTTTCCCGGTCGAAAACGCTTTTGCTCTGATGAAATTCGATGAAGACGGCTTAAGCAGAACCATTATTCATGAACTGAAATACAAAAGCAGGGAAAACGCAGGAAAAACTCTGGCCCAGTGGACTTCGGAACGACTGGATTTCAAAAATGAAAAGCCGGATCTTCTGGTCTCCGTTCCTTTACACCCAAAGAAACTAAGGCAAAGAGGGTATAACCAGCTGCATCTGTTCACAGAAGTTTTATCAAATTTTTACAAAATTCCGTTTGATCATGAATTGGTTCAAAGAAACAGATACTCCAAAGCACAGGCATTAAAAGACAAGAAACACCGCCTGGAAACCACAAATCCTTTTTCTCTTTCAAAACCCATCACAGGAAAACATATTCTTCTCATAGACGATGTTTTTACAACCGGAAACACGGTATCTTCTATTGCCTGGGAAATTTTAAAGGCGGGAGACAATAGGGTAAGTGTTTTGGTAATGGCTGTTGATGTGTAG
- a CDS encoding alpha/beta fold hydrolase, translating into MKNLLLLHGALGHSDIFKPYEAELSRYFKIHRFLFSEHGEVELPENGISIEKYTEEIRNYLDQENLKDVYIFGHSMGGYAALCCALQDPESINSIITLGTKFNWTEEQALKESKMLDPEIIISKIPRYAEQLESQHGSKWKQLLLAIADLMISLGKNPPLNEASFQNIDIPVQIMTGDQDHMVSIEESVSAYRHIPDAKLAILPDTKHPIEKVRPDLLLNLMKDFWNLS; encoded by the coding sequence ATGAAAAATCTGCTTTTGCTGCACGGCGCATTGGGTCACAGTGATATTTTTAAACCTTATGAGGCTGAACTTTCAAGGTATTTCAAAATCCACAGGTTTTTATTTTCCGAACATGGAGAAGTGGAATTGCCGGAAAATGGCATCAGCATTGAAAAATATACGGAGGAAATAAGAAATTATTTAGATCAGGAAAACTTAAAAGATGTGTATATTTTCGGGCACAGTATGGGAGGCTATGCAGCACTTTGCTGCGCCTTACAGGATCCGGAAAGTATTAATTCCATCATCACTTTAGGTACCAAATTCAACTGGACGGAGGAACAAGCTTTAAAAGAAAGCAAAATGCTGGATCCGGAAATTATAATCTCAAAAATCCCCAGATATGCCGAGCAACTGGAAAGCCAGCATGGTTCAAAATGGAAACAACTATTGCTTGCCATTGCGGACCTGATGATTTCGCTTGGAAAAAATCCACCTTTGAATGAAGCCAGTTTTCAAAACATTGATATTCCGGTACAGATTATGACCGGAGATCAGGATCATATGGTGAGTATAGAAGAAAGTGTAAGTGCTTACCGGCATATTCCTGATGCAAAATTGGCCATACTTCCCGATACAAAGCATCCTATAGAGAAAGTACGGCCTGATTTATTATTAAACCTGATGAAAGATTTCTGGAACCTTTCTTAG
- the upp gene encoding uracil phosphoribosyltransferase, with protein MVTELSKQFSLINSWINELRNVDIQHDRMRFRRNMERIGEIAAFEISKGLEYKEVEIQTPLDKIKVQEIAVQPVITTILRAGVPLFEGILNYLDRADCGFVAAYRKHDANDYFSIKQDYLTCPNIEGRPLIVADPMLATGASLIEAIKDLLTNGTPTQLHIVAAIASRQGVETIEKAYPDAKIWVGAIDEGLTSKGYITPGLGDAGDLSYGEKLQR; from the coding sequence ATGGTAACAGAACTTTCAAAACAGTTTTCTTTAATAAACTCCTGGATCAATGAATTGAGGAATGTGGATATCCAGCATGACAGAATGAGATTCCGTAGAAATATGGAGCGTATCGGAGAAATTGCCGCTTTTGAGATCAGTAAAGGACTGGAGTATAAAGAAGTGGAAATCCAGACGCCTTTAGATAAAATTAAGGTTCAGGAAATTGCGGTTCAGCCGGTGATCACTACCATTTTAAGAGCGGGAGTGCCATTGTTTGAAGGAATTCTGAATTATCTTGACAGGGCAGACTGCGGCTTTGTTGCGGCATACAGAAAACACGATGCCAATGATTATTTCTCCATCAAACAGGATTATCTTACCTGTCCCAATATTGAAGGAAGACCATTGATTGTGGCTGACCCAATGTTGGCAACAGGAGCCTCCCTGATAGAAGCCATCAAGGATCTTCTGACCAACGGAACTCCAACCCAGCTGCATATTGTTGCTGCCATAGCATCCAGACAAGGCGTTGAAACCATTGAAAAAGCATATCCTGATGCGAAAATATGGGTAGGAGCCATTGACGAAGGACTGACTTCAAAAGGATACATCACACCGGGACTTGGTGATGCCGGAGATTTAAGCTACGGCGAAAAACTTCAGAGATAA